One Phycisphaera mikurensis NBRC 102666 DNA window includes the following coding sequences:
- a CDS encoding PEP-CTERM sorting domain-containing protein (PEP-CTERM proteins occur, often in large numbers, in the proteomes of bacteria that also encode an exosortase, a predicted intramembrane cysteine proteinase. The presence of a PEP-CTERM domain at a protein's C-terminus predicts cleavage within the sorting domain, followed by covalent anchoring to some some component of the (usually Gram-negative) cell surface. Many PEP-CTERM proteins exhibit an unusual sequence composition that includes large numbers of potential glycosylation sites. Expression of one such protein has been shown restore the ability of a bacterium to form floc, a type of biofilm.), with product MKPALPTAAGLAALVLAPAAAAAPTGFGLTGSDAEGYFAVVGFNQEGGIQPSDLSRDPASPKFFDYPSYANPSIAANTYVFSVEPYRFGLSYPDPLHPTGSATFASIDRVVEGVTEDADFADFAIGGFRFDGSAVTGVGTEIVGADALTLTLDGTDFESRNRNAFQGTPGDPGGRSNNNEFANIVSFTQSGSTGTGLTFEKGVLAAIDLVVNVNVNSTAAAAGSPSAFIGFDAAGTLTFSGDRFAFDIDGTDSSPFGQNVRVLLNRSGTLDAVGAFVVPEPASAALLAAGTALLARRRRG from the coding sequence ATGAAACCCGCCCTCCCCACCGCCGCCGGCCTCGCGGCGCTCGTGCTCGCCCCCGCCGCCGCCGCCGCCCCGACCGGCTTCGGCCTCACCGGCTCCGACGCCGAAGGCTACTTCGCCGTCGTGGGCTTCAACCAGGAGGGCGGCATCCAGCCCTCGGACTTGAGCCGCGATCCGGCCAGCCCGAAGTTCTTCGACTACCCGTCGTACGCGAACCCGAGCATCGCCGCGAACACCTACGTGTTCTCGGTCGAGCCCTACCGGTTCGGGCTGAGCTACCCCGACCCGCTGCACCCCACCGGCTCGGCCACCTTCGCGAGCATCGACCGGGTCGTGGAGGGCGTGACCGAAGACGCCGACTTCGCGGACTTCGCCATCGGCGGGTTCCGCTTCGACGGCTCCGCGGTGACCGGCGTGGGGACCGAGATCGTGGGAGCCGATGCGTTGACGCTCACGCTCGACGGCACCGACTTCGAATCGAGGAACCGCAACGCCTTCCAGGGAACGCCCGGCGACCCGGGCGGCCGCTCGAACAACAACGAGTTCGCCAACATCGTGAGCTTCACGCAGAGCGGCAGCACCGGCACCGGCCTCACCTTCGAAAAAGGCGTGCTCGCCGCCATCGACCTCGTCGTCAACGTGAACGTCAACAGCACGGCCGCCGCCGCGGGATCCCCCAGCGCCTTCATCGGCTTCGACGCCGCCGGGACGCTGACCTTCTCCGGCGATCGGTTCGCGTTCGACATCGACGGGACCGACAGCTCGCCTTTCGGTCAGAACGTCCGCGTGCTGCTCAACCGCAGCGGGACCCTCGACGCGGTCGGCGCCTTCGTGGTGCCCGAGCCGGCCTCCGCCGCCCTGCTGGCCGCGGGGACGGCGCTGCTTGCCCGCCGGCGCCGCGGCTGA
- a CDS encoding type II secretion system protein yields MRRSACSHRAFTLIELLVVISVIALLIGILLPALGAARGAARGVLCLSQLRQILTASHLYAADHDGRLPPHTSLDPTLENPDVPGVGSNVYWCWAEISGDPALALRSGSVGRYLQEATAIAGCPDFETPDGVRAFYTGLGRVYPIDVHYAYNGRMLGKPSAAGAANWIPYRIEGIGDPGSTVLFHDSGSPGSGGTEVWPEFEAYPAAPDTRAGMAGAGPEGRQTVHARHGGDDANVAWVDGHASSQEVTFAFSDAAETRLKLGTLDPDPADGASNQWWNAGFK; encoded by the coding sequence ATGCGCCGCTCCGCCTGCTCTCACCGCGCCTTCACGCTCATCGAGTTGCTGGTGGTGATCAGCGTCATCGCGCTGCTGATCGGCATCCTCCTGCCGGCGCTGGGAGCGGCCCGCGGCGCAGCACGCGGCGTGCTGTGCCTCTCCCAGCTCCGGCAGATCCTGACGGCTTCGCACCTGTACGCGGCCGACCACGACGGACGGCTCCCGCCGCACACCTCGCTCGACCCCACCCTCGAGAACCCCGACGTCCCGGGCGTCGGCAGCAACGTGTACTGGTGCTGGGCCGAGATCTCCGGCGACCCGGCCCTCGCCCTGCGGTCGGGCTCGGTGGGGCGGTACCTCCAGGAGGCGACGGCCATCGCCGGGTGCCCCGACTTCGAGACCCCCGACGGCGTCCGCGCGTTCTACACGGGCCTCGGCCGCGTCTACCCCATCGACGTCCACTACGCGTACAACGGCCGGATGCTCGGGAAGCCGTCGGCGGCGGGCGCCGCCAACTGGATCCCCTACCGCATCGAGGGGATCGGCGACCCCGGCTCGACCGTCCTCTTCCACGACAGCGGCTCGCCCGGGTCGGGCGGCACCGAGGTCTGGCCGGAGTTCGAGGCCTACCCCGCCGCACCCGACACCCGGGCCGGGATGGCCGGAGCGGGCCCGGAGGGGCGGCAGACGGTCCACGCCCGGCACGGGGGCGACGACGCGAACGTCGCCTGGGTCGATGGCCACGCCAGCAGCCAGGAGGTGACGTTCGCGTTCTCCGATGCCGCGGAAACCCGGCTCAAGCTCGGCACGCTCGACCCGGACCCCGCGGACGGTGCGAGCAACCAGTGGTGGAACGCGGGGTTCAAGTGA
- a CDS encoding ABC transporter ATP-binding protein, producing MTAIASKPIPPTPLTVAGRRPGVAAAAGGGAGGGVRVQNLRHRYGRGEEVLKGVSLTLEPGRVHGLLGDSGCGKTTLLRVIAGLERPGRGRVLVDDRVVDDGRLHVPPEKRPVGIVFQDYGLFPHLCVRRNVAFGMRHLRRRDRRAAAEALLERVGMGGRGAAMPHTLSGGQQQRVALARALARDPAVMLLDEPFSGLDARLRESVRSETLAVLRAAGVAVLMVTHDPMEALVASDTVSVMRAGKLLVTGDPSAVCVCGTDAEGHRTIRLCAEADGPGCDHAAAGG from the coding sequence ATGACCGCCATCGCCTCCAAGCCGATCCCCCCGACGCCGCTCACCGTGGCGGGGCGTCGGCCCGGTGTTGCCGCGGCCGCGGGCGGGGGCGCGGGCGGGGGCGTCCGCGTGCAGAACCTCCGCCACCGCTACGGCCGCGGCGAGGAGGTCCTCAAGGGGGTGAGCCTCACGCTCGAGCCCGGACGCGTGCACGGCCTGCTCGGCGACTCCGGCTGCGGGAAGACGACGCTGCTCCGCGTGATTGCGGGCCTCGAGCGGCCCGGGCGCGGGCGGGTGCTGGTGGACGATCGGGTCGTCGACGACGGGCGGTTGCACGTGCCGCCCGAGAAGCGGCCGGTCGGGATCGTCTTCCAGGACTACGGCTTGTTCCCCCACCTCTGCGTCCGGCGGAACGTCGCCTTCGGCATGCGTCACCTGCGCCGCCGCGACCGCCGGGCCGCCGCCGAGGCGCTGCTCGAACGCGTCGGCATGGGGGGCCGCGGCGCCGCGATGCCGCACACGCTCTCCGGCGGGCAGCAGCAGCGCGTCGCGCTCGCCCGAGCGCTCGCTCGCGACCCCGCGGTGATGCTGCTCGACGAGCCCTTCTCCGGCCTGGACGCGAGGCTGCGGGAGTCGGTCCGCTCCGAGACGCTCGCCGTGCTGCGGGCGGCCGGCGTGGCCGTCTTGATGGTGACGCACGACCCGATGGAGGCGCTGGTCGCGTCGGACACCGTGAGCGTGATGCGGGCGGGCAAGCTGCTGGTCACCGGGGACCCGTCGGCGGTGTGCGTCTGCGGGACCGACGCGGAGGGGCACCGGACCATCCGGCTCTGCGCCGAGGCGGACGGGCCGGGGTGCGATCACGCCGCGGCGGGTGGGTGA
- a CDS encoding ABC transporter permease has translation MRPSPRLSGWAIACLLVAALISLPVLRVLASLFQGFDDAWFHLVQTRMAGYATATALLAAATGVIAAATGVGTAWLVTMCRFPGRAVFRWALLLPLAVPAWLAAYAWTDLLQFAGPVRSWLRATPAVASLDGWFPEIRSLGGAAVILGFGLGPYVFLAARTAFQGQSGVAMELGRTLGRGPWGSFFHVALPMARPGIAAGLVLVLMETLADFGVADYFAVDTFATGVYRAWKSLESPTAAAQLASVLLGAVAVLVLAEGLARRRARHHAPTQRQAPLRPFRLGPLAASGAFLACALPVAVGFLGPALLFAHMTLAEGDERSREVLRTHAPRTLGLAAGAAALAVALALTVALGDRLRGSVLTGSARRVAGFGYALPGTVIAVGLLGPLAWIDLHLHRGAVRLFGTPTGLLLTGGVAAVVIGYQVRFLGVALAMIESGLGRVRRSVDDAARSLGAGGWRLTLVVLLPLLRAPLLAALLLVFVDVVKELPVTLMLRPFDFDTLAVRVYQLASDERLEEASSAALAIIGLGLLPVVVLSALLTRREERP, from the coding sequence TTGAGGCCGTCGCCCCGCCTCAGCGGCTGGGCCATCGCGTGCCTGCTCGTCGCGGCGTTGATCTCGCTGCCGGTGCTCCGCGTGCTCGCGAGCCTGTTCCAGGGCTTCGACGACGCGTGGTTCCACCTCGTCCAAACCCGGATGGCCGGGTACGCGACGGCGACGGCGCTGCTGGCGGCGGCGACCGGGGTGATCGCGGCGGCGACCGGCGTGGGCACGGCCTGGCTGGTGACGATGTGCCGCTTTCCGGGGCGGGCGGTGTTCCGCTGGGCGCTGCTGCTGCCGCTGGCGGTGCCGGCGTGGCTGGCGGCCTACGCGTGGACGGACCTCCTGCAGTTCGCCGGCCCGGTGCGGTCGTGGCTGCGGGCGACGCCGGCGGTCGCGTCGCTGGACGGCTGGTTCCCGGAGATCCGCTCGCTGGGCGGCGCCGCGGTGATCCTCGGCTTCGGGCTGGGCCCGTACGTGTTCCTCGCGGCCCGGACCGCCTTCCAGGGGCAATCCGGCGTGGCGATGGAGCTGGGCCGCACGCTGGGCCGCGGGCCATGGGGCAGCTTCTTCCACGTCGCGTTGCCGATGGCCCGGCCGGGGATCGCGGCGGGGCTGGTGCTGGTGCTGATGGAGACGCTGGCCGACTTCGGCGTAGCCGACTACTTCGCCGTCGACACCTTCGCGACCGGCGTCTACCGCGCGTGGAAGAGCCTGGAGTCGCCGACGGCGGCGGCGCAGCTGGCGTCGGTGCTGCTGGGCGCGGTGGCGGTGCTGGTGCTCGCCGAGGGCCTCGCCCGGCGGCGGGCGAGGCACCACGCCCCCACGCAGCGGCAGGCGCCGCTGCGCCCGTTCCGGCTCGGGCCGCTCGCGGCGTCCGGGGCCTTCCTCGCCTGCGCGCTGCCGGTGGCGGTCGGCTTCCTCGGGCCGGCGCTGCTGTTCGCGCACATGACCCTCGCCGAAGGCGACGAGCGGTCGCGGGAGGTGCTGCGGACGCACGCGCCGCGGACGCTCGGGCTCGCGGCGGGTGCGGCGGCCCTCGCGGTGGCGCTCGCGTTGACCGTGGCGCTGGGGGATCGGCTGCGCGGATCGGTCCTCACCGGCTCCGCCCGCCGCGTCGCGGGCTTCGGCTACGCGTTGCCGGGAACGGTGATCGCTGTCGGCCTGCTCGGCCCGCTCGCCTGGATCGACCTCCACCTGCACCGCGGGGCGGTGCGTCTGTTCGGCACGCCGACGGGCCTGCTGCTCACCGGCGGCGTGGCGGCGGTGGTGATCGGCTACCAGGTCCGCTTCCTGGGCGTCGCGCTGGCGATGATCGAGTCGGGCCTGGGCCGCGTGCGGAGGAGCGTCGACGACGCGGCCCGCTCGCTGGGCGCCGGCGGCTGGCGGCTCACGCTCGTGGTGCTCCTCCCGCTGCTGCGGGCGCCGCTGCTCGCGGCGCTGCTGCTGGTCTTCGTCGACGTCGTGAAGGAGCTGCCGGTGACGCTGATGCTCCGGCCCTTCGACTTCGACACCCTCGCGGTCCGGGTCTACCAGCTCGCCAGCGACGAGCGGCTCGAGGAAGCGTCCTCGGCGGCGCTGGCGATCATCGGGCTCGGGCTGCTGCCGGTCGTCGTACTGTCGGCGCTGCTCACGCGCAGAGAAGAGCGACCATGA
- a CDS encoding serine hydrolase, translating into MTRACRSAAIALVLHLAAGVAFAEPAWAAALEARAATLDAPGFTAAVLRGGDLATHAGGFRDEGETEAMRPGDRFRLASVTKLYLAAAVLQLVDEGKLDLNETIDRYVGGVPHGDAITLRMLGRHESGLDDAIRQMPFHRALAAEPGRAWPAGELLRYALEPGPRSAPGEAWHYSNANSILLGLAVERATGRSWQDHVRTRILAPLGLTRTGFDAGPVDPRGYRYGKPDDPVGYGTDWFDATGWSAGWTGAAGSMTGDAADTARFLAALFGGDLLSEDGRAELIDFARTGDSGFFYGFHCHRVGVSGSDAVGFGHHGDVPGYSSSAVWLPESRTAFVVLANLSAELDKQTTATKLGEAALPTLARPGGAADRGVPAALEAAVRGIVGGSAVRRAAVVVVEDGRASEPLGAGSADGSGRFRAGSVSKLLTALLALRAEEAGVLSLDTAVLDLLPGSLEGPGAERVTLAHLLEHTAGLPGSSPAEYAADAPGLDPLDYVRERAPLRLRWAPGLHHSYANAGVTVAAAMVEAAWGAGFDALMRREVLGPLGMADTDFAGAGAVDAPPSFAADGQRVMPPWRMPVRPAGSVVTTAADLGRLLEALLADDGSFLSPAALVRLHEGRTSPVARAGGGAGVYGLGNFPYIANGRSLRGHWGRTEGYQASVAYLPGPPGVSGGGRGYVLLVDTADRAAVSRLRSALDGHATRGLPAAAPAASVGPAPDAVAGLYENASHDSVQRAWLFALLDARRLTPTPDGLAVAPALGGPPTAWTQTAPGLYRADGLAVASGATFQAGGDAFWADGESYRRVSAWSWWGRWTALASGLLAAAAAPLLWLLVVLVPPLRSALLLPATALGLAGLALLVLVGGFVGFHLGGDLSTIARLGRVGPASLTLLAASVLAPLALAAGLLGLAPRYRSRAAWALAAGLALPMAAAVVLLWSSGMIPCVSWA; encoded by the coding sequence GTGACGCGTGCGTGCCGGTCCGCGGCCATCGCCCTCGTGCTCCACCTCGCCGCGGGCGTAGCGTTCGCGGAGCCGGCGTGGGCCGCCGCTCTTGAAGCCCGCGCCGCCACGCTCGACGCGCCCGGCTTCACCGCCGCGGTCCTCCGCGGCGGCGACCTCGCCACCCACGCGGGGGGCTTCCGCGACGAGGGCGAGACGGAAGCGATGCGGCCGGGCGATCGCTTCCGCCTCGCCAGCGTCACGAAGCTCTACCTCGCCGCGGCCGTGCTGCAGCTCGTGGACGAGGGGAAGCTGGACCTCAACGAGACCATCGACCGCTACGTCGGCGGCGTGCCCCACGGCGACGCCATCACCCTGCGGATGCTCGGCCGCCACGAGAGCGGGCTCGACGACGCGATCCGCCAGATGCCGTTCCACCGGGCCCTCGCGGCCGAGCCCGGCCGGGCCTGGCCCGCGGGCGAGCTGCTCCGCTACGCGCTTGAGCCCGGCCCCCGCTCGGCCCCCGGCGAGGCCTGGCACTACAGCAACGCGAACTCGATCCTGCTGGGCCTCGCGGTCGAGCGTGCGACCGGCAGGAGCTGGCAAGACCACGTCCGCACGCGGATCCTGGCGCCGCTGGGGCTCACGCGGACCGGCTTCGACGCCGGGCCCGTCGACCCCCGCGGCTACCGCTACGGCAAGCCCGACGACCCGGTCGGCTACGGCACGGACTGGTTCGACGCCACCGGCTGGTCCGCCGGCTGGACCGGCGCCGCCGGCTCGATGACCGGCGACGCCGCCGACACGGCCCGCTTCCTCGCCGCCCTCTTCGGCGGCGACCTGCTCTCCGAGGACGGCCGGGCCGAGCTCATCGACTTCGCGCGCACCGGCGACAGCGGCTTCTTCTACGGCTTCCACTGCCACCGCGTGGGCGTTTCCGGCAGCGACGCGGTCGGCTTCGGCCACCACGGCGACGTTCCCGGCTACAGCAGCAGCGCCGTGTGGCTGCCAGAGAGCCGCACCGCATTCGTCGTGCTCGCCAACCTCTCCGCCGAGCTGGACAAGCAGACCACCGCGACGAAGCTCGGCGAAGCGGCGTTGCCGACGCTGGCCCGCCCGGGCGGCGCCGCGGACCGCGGCGTTCCCGCCGCGCTGGAAGCCGCGGTCCGCGGCATCGTCGGGGGCTCGGCCGTCCGCCGCGCCGCCGTGGTCGTGGTGGAGGACGGCCGCGCGAGCGAGCCGCTCGGAGCGGGTTCCGCCGACGGTTCTGGCCGATTCCGGGCCGGCTCCGTCTCCAAGCTGCTCACCGCCCTGCTCGCCCTCCGCGCGGAAGAGGCCGGCGTGCTCTCGCTGGACACCGCCGTGCTCGACCTGCTGCCGGGCAGCCTCGAGGGGCCCGGCGCCGAGCGCGTCACCCTCGCCCACCTGCTCGAGCACACCGCCGGCCTGCCCGGCAGCTCCCCCGCCGAGTACGCGGCCGACGCGCCCGGGCTCGACCCGCTCGACTACGTCCGGGAGCGGGCTCCCCTCCGGCTTCGCTGGGCGCCCGGCCTGCACCACAGCTACGCCAACGCCGGCGTCACGGTCGCCGCCGCCATGGTCGAGGCCGCTTGGGGCGCCGGCTTCGACGCGCTCATGCGTCGAGAGGTGCTCGGCCCGCTGGGCATGGCCGACACCGACTTCGCCGGGGCGGGAGCGGTCGACGCGCCCCCGAGCTTCGCCGCCGACGGGCAGCGGGTGATGCCGCCCTGGCGGATGCCCGTCCGCCCCGCCGGGTCCGTCGTCACCACCGCCGCCGACCTGGGCCGCCTCCTCGAGGCCCTTCTCGCCGACGACGGCTCCTTCCTCTCGCCCGCCGCGCTCGTCCGGCTGCACGAAGGCCGCACCTCGCCGGTCGCCCGGGCCGGCGGAGGCGCCGGGGTCTACGGCCTCGGCAACTTCCCGTACATCGCCAACGGCCGGTCGCTCCGCGGCCACTGGGGCCGGACCGAGGGCTACCAGGCCTCCGTCGCCTACCTGCCCGGTCCGCCCGGGGTCTCCGGCGGTGGCCGCGGCTACGTGCTGCTCGTCGACACCGCCGACCGTGCCGCGGTGTCGCGGCTCCGGTCCGCGCTGGACGGCCACGCCACCCGCGGCCTGCCCGCCGCCGCGCCCGCCGCTTCCGTGGGCCCCGCCCCCGACGCGGTCGCCGGCCTCTACGAGAACGCCTCCCACGACAGCGTTCAGCGTGCCTGGCTGTTCGCCCTCCTCGACGCCCGCCGCCTCACCCCCACGCCCGACGGCCTTGCCGTCGCTCCCGCTCTTGGCGGTCCACCGACCGCCTGGACGCAGACCGCCCCCGGGCTCTACCGCGCCGACGGCCTCGCCGTCGCCAGCGGCGCGACGTTCCAGGCCGGCGGCGACGCCTTCTGGGCCGACGGCGAGAGCTACCGCCGCGTGTCCGCGTGGTCCTGGTGGGGCCGCTGGACCGCCCTCGCGTCCGGCCTGCTCGCCGCCGCCGCCGCGCCTCTGCTCTGGCTGCTCGTCGTGCTCGTGCCCCCGCTCCGCTCCGCGTTGCTCCTTCCGGCCACCGCGCTCGGGCTCGCGGGCCTTGCGCTGCTCGTCCTCGTCGGCGGCTTCGTCGGCTTCCACCTCGGCGGCGACCTGTCGACGATCGCCCGCCTCGGCCGCGTCGGCCCCGCCTCCCTCACCCTCCTCGCCGCCAGCGTCCTCGCTCCCCTCGCGCTGGCCGCCGGCCTGCTCGGCCTCGCCCCGCGGTATCGGAGCCGGGCCGCCTGGGCCCTCGCCGCGGGCCTCGCGCTGCCGATGGCCGCCGCGGTCGTTCTGCTCTGGTCCTCCGGGATGATCCCCTGCGTCAGCTGGGCCTGA
- a CDS encoding Fe(3+) ABC transporter substrate-binding protein — protein sequence MHRSRSARWLAPVLVPLLAAAAAVLPAGPPASAEGIVNLYTSRHYDSDEALYEAFTKKTGIAVKTIEADADVLLARIQREGELSPADVFIAVDAGRLQLAVDRGVLEPVESAALEARIPANLRHPDGLWFGVSKRVRVILRAPGAPAVATYEGLADPSLRGELLIRSSGNVYNQSLVASLIANAGEDQAATWCEGVVENLARTPQGGDRDQARAAAAGEGSVAVANHYYIARMLAGDDAEDRAAAEKLTLVFPDQDGRGAHVNVSGAGVVASAPNRDNALAFIAFLVSDEGQRLYALANFEYPVVPGVGLTGVLEGFGGFKEDTLNASELGSLNREAVKIMDRAGWR from the coding sequence ATGCATCGCTCCCGCTCCGCCCGATGGCTCGCACCCGTTCTCGTCCCGCTGCTCGCCGCCGCCGCGGCCGTGCTGCCCGCCGGCCCGCCGGCTTCGGCGGAGGGCATCGTCAACCTCTACACCTCCCGACACTACGACTCCGACGAAGCGCTCTACGAGGCCTTTACCAAGAAGACCGGCATCGCCGTGAAGACGATCGAGGCCGATGCCGACGTTCTGCTCGCTCGGATCCAGCGGGAGGGGGAGCTCTCGCCGGCGGACGTCTTCATCGCGGTGGACGCGGGGCGGCTGCAGCTGGCTGTCGACCGCGGCGTCTTGGAGCCGGTGGAGAGCGCAGCGCTGGAGGCGCGGATCCCCGCGAACCTCCGCCACCCCGACGGCCTCTGGTTCGGCGTGAGCAAGCGGGTGCGGGTGATCCTGCGGGCGCCCGGCGCTCCCGCGGTGGCGACGTACGAGGGCCTGGCCGATCCGTCGCTCCGGGGTGAGCTGCTGATCCGCTCGAGCGGGAACGTCTACAACCAGTCGTTGGTGGCGTCTCTGATCGCCAACGCCGGGGAAGATCAAGCCGCAACGTGGTGCGAGGGCGTGGTCGAGAACCTGGCCCGCACGCCCCAGGGCGGCGACCGCGACCAGGCGCGGGCGGCGGCCGCGGGCGAGGGATCGGTCGCGGTGGCGAACCACTACTACATCGCGCGGATGCTGGCGGGGGACGACGCGGAGGACCGGGCGGCGGCGGAGAAGCTGACGCTGGTCTTCCCCGACCAAGACGGCCGCGGGGCGCACGTGAACGTCTCGGGGGCGGGGGTGGTCGCCTCGGCACCCAACCGCGACAACGCGCTGGCGTTCATCGCGTTCCTCGTGAGCGACGAGGGGCAGAGGCTGTACGCGCTGGCCAATTTCGAGTATCCGGTGGTGCCGGGGGTCGGGCTGACCGGCGTGCTCGAGGGCTTCGGCGGCTTCAAGGAGGACACGCTCAACGCGTCGGAGCTGGGCTCGCTCAATCGCGAGGCGGTGAAGATCATGGACCGGGCCGGCTGGCGTTGA
- a CDS encoding PEP-CTERM sorting domain-containing protein (PEP-CTERM proteins occur, often in large numbers, in the proteomes of bacteria that also encode an exosortase, a predicted intramembrane cysteine proteinase. The presence of a PEP-CTERM domain at a protein's C-terminus predicts cleavage within the sorting domain, followed by covalent anchoring to some some component of the (usually Gram-negative) cell surface. Many PEP-CTERM proteins exhibit an unusual sequence composition that includes large numbers of potential glycosylation sites. Expression of one such protein has been shown restore the ability of a bacterium to form floc, a type of biofilm.) has translation MFRPTPLATAAVAAAAALPGAADTLDLDLVADDGSRFIEYFSGVFAELGQPRPDGSGGVASGADAFFDLSAESAAFQADPFGNEATAHAVPPFGGPATVFDNGRAFSASYTLDYDDSGLAGGTGVASVTGLALDFTRDVAGGTDATIFASDYTTTVSGVVGTATFVQGEAASVAVEAQVALQFPGSTPLSGTFRLTGDRFALAVDDSLETGFGSARYVWDLTGSVANVPEPASAALLAAGGLLLGARRRRA, from the coding sequence ATGTTCCGCCCGACCCCCTTGGCCACCGCCGCGGTGGCCGCCGCCGCCGCCCTCCCTGGCGCCGCCGACACGCTGGACCTGGACCTGGTCGCCGACGACGGCAGCCGCTTCATCGAGTACTTCAGCGGCGTCTTCGCCGAACTCGGCCAGCCCCGCCCGGACGGGTCCGGCGGCGTGGCGTCCGGCGCCGACGCCTTCTTCGACCTCTCCGCCGAGTCCGCCGCCTTCCAGGCCGACCCGTTCGGCAACGAGGCCACGGCTCACGCCGTCCCGCCTTTCGGTGGGCCCGCAACGGTCTTCGACAACGGCCGGGCCTTCTCCGCGTCCTACACGCTCGACTACGACGACAGCGGGCTCGCCGGCGGCACCGGCGTCGCCTCCGTCACCGGGCTCGCCCTGGACTTCACCCGGGACGTCGCCGGCGGGACGGACGCGACGATCTTCGCCTCGGACTACACGACCACCGTGAGCGGAGTCGTTGGGACCGCGACGTTCGTCCAAGGCGAGGCCGCCTCCGTGGCGGTGGAAGCCCAGGTCGCGCTGCAGTTTCCCGGGAGCACCCCGCTCAGCGGGACCTTCCGCCTGACCGGCGACCGCTTCGCGCTCGCCGTCGACGACAGCCTCGAGACCGGCTTCGGCAGCGCCCGCTACGTGTGGGACCTGACCGGCTCCGTGGCGAACGTGCCCGAGCCCGCCTCCGCCGCCCTGCTCGCCGCCGGCGGCCTGCTGCTGGGTGCCCGCCGCCGCCGCGCCTGA